Proteins encoded in a region of the Acidobacteriota bacterium genome:
- a CDS encoding NAD(P) transhydrogenase subunit alpha, with protein sequence MQITVLKEADPLESRVALIPESVKKLVGMKASVAVESEAGLNSGASDTDYEAAGATVSKDRAALLAAADVLLAVNRPPTEDVAKLKSGAVVVGFLRPLDEPEQLQPMLERGVSAFAVELIPRSTRAQAMDALSSMATIVGYKAVLMAADHVPRMFPMLTTAAGTVPPAKVLVLGAGVAGLQAIATARRLGAVVEGFDVRAAAGEAVRSLGAKFLEIDMGGQSAEGAGGYAKEVTEEVMDRSRELIAKQAKVTDCIITSAAVPGRKAPILITEDAVKGMKRGSVIVDLAGPTGGNCALSKPGETVDVNGVTILCPMNLAATIPVHASALYSRNLTTFLSEMIKDGALNVDMTNDVVGPSCAVHAGEVKEPRIQSALANKS encoded by the coding sequence ATGCAAATAACAGTTTTGAAAGAGGCAGACCCTCTTGAATCTCGCGTAGCTTTAATCCCCGAATCCGTTAAAAAGCTGGTAGGTATGAAAGCTTCGGTCGCTGTCGAAAGCGAAGCCGGATTGAATTCCGGCGCTTCCGACACGGATTACGAAGCTGCCGGAGCAACCGTGTCGAAAGACCGTGCGGCGCTCTTGGCTGCGGCAGATGTGCTGCTGGCGGTCAATCGTCCTCCGACGGAAGACGTGGCCAAACTGAAATCCGGTGCGGTCGTCGTAGGCTTTTTGCGGCCATTGGATGAACCTGAACAACTCCAGCCTATGCTGGAACGCGGCGTGTCGGCTTTTGCCGTCGAACTGATCCCGCGTTCAACCCGCGCCCAGGCAATGGACGCGCTTTCTTCGATGGCAACGATTGTCGGTTACAAGGCCGTATTGATGGCCGCGGATCATGTCCCGCGCATGTTTCCGATGCTGACCACCGCGGCGGGAACCGTTCCGCCTGCCAAAGTGCTAGTGCTGGGTGCAGGCGTCGCCGGATTGCAGGCGATAGCGACGGCTCGGCGGTTGGGCGCGGTCGTCGAAGGGTTTGACGTACGTGCCGCCGCAGGCGAAGCCGTGCGTTCGCTTGGCGCAAAATTCCTGGAAATAGATATGGGCGGCCAATCCGCCGAAGGCGCAGGCGGTTACGCCAAAGAAGTCACCGAAGAAGTCATGGATCGCAGCCGCGAACTGATTGCCAAGCAGGCGAAAGTGACCGATTGCATTATTACGTCGGCGGCTGTGCCGGGCAGAAAAGCTCCGATTCTGATTACCGAAGACGCCGTCAAGGGAATGAAGCGCGGTTCGGTCATTGTTGACCTGGCCGGGCCAACCGGTGGCAATTGCGCTTTGAGCAAACCTGGCGAAACCGTGGACGTCAACGGCGTGACGATTCTGTGTCCGATGAACCTGGCGGCGACAATCCCTGTGCATGCCAGCGCGCTTTATTCTCGCAACCTGACCACGTTCCTGAGCGAGATGATCAAAGACGGCGCGTTGAATGTGGATATGACCAACGACGTCGTCGGCCCTTCCTGCGCGGTTCACGCCGGAGAGGTCAAAGAGCCACGTATTCAATCCGCCCTGGCCAACAAATCATAA
- a CDS encoding NAD(P) transhydrogenase subunit alpha, giving the protein MSSEILIASLYVFALAAFLGYQIISRVPPLLHTPLMSATNAISAISVVGSLVLAGGKDYGRVSHILGFIAVTSAMINVVGGFMITDRMLKMFKDKIGGGSNDGKGEGKQ; this is encoded by the coding sequence ATGAGTTCAGAAATCCTGATTGCTTCTTTATACGTTTTCGCACTGGCTGCATTTCTTGGCTATCAAATCATTTCGCGCGTTCCACCTCTGTTGCACACACCGTTGATGTCCGCCACCAACGCAATTTCGGCTATTTCGGTTGTCGGTTCGCTGGTATTGGCTGGAGGAAAAGACTACGGACGAGTCAGTCACATCTTGGGGTTTATTGCTGTGACCTCGGCAATGATCAACGTCGTCGGCGGATTCATGATCACTGACCGTATGCTGAAAATGTTCAAAGACAAAATTGGCGGCGGATCAAATGATGGAAAAGGGGAGGGTAAACAGTGA